The nucleotide sequence GATATAAGAGCTTCGGTCTCGTTCTCTATTTGTCGCTCCATGATTTCTGGGAGAATGTTGTTAGCGGGAGAGTGGTCGCCATTGCTAATAGCAACATCGCCGCCATTGGTATGTAGGTCTATAAGGTCTTCTCGACGTTGTTTGTTGTTGTCTTCCACCTCAATAACACTATCCGAATGTCTTCGCTCCGTCAACTTTACCGGCGCACTATGTACCTCCATGTCCCTATCCGAAGGCGTCTTCCCATGGTCTTTGCCGTATCTAAATGGTGTGTATATACATTCATCGAACAATTTTGGGTTTGCTCCCTTCGTCTTCTTGCCCCGACCATTTAGGAAGCGCATCacattttccaattgatatttgttaGCAGTACAGTATGCGGTAACACGAGGCAATCGAGCGCGATCGGCCTTCCCCAGCCTTGCAGCATCTCTACGCGCCGTTGGATCTTTGATGCGTGTAAATTGAGAATAAACGTCTCGCCCGCTCTCTTCGTCAGGTCCATCCGAGCCAACCTCCAAATCTGGCAGATACTTGAGTTTCTGTGTGATCTTACTAGCTCTTTGAGGGCCTATCTTTGATGCCGGGTGCATTGGCACTTGAGGGGATCCATGACTGTTTCGACGTCGAAGTTTGCTATTGAGAGAAGGTGGTGATGGGGCTATTGTTCTAGGCGACTGTGTATATTCATTGGAATCGATTGTCCTGAGTGATTGTGAAGGTTCATTCAAGCCAATTGTCCTAACAGTTGGATTGTCATTGAAGGTAACATTCCTTGGAGCTTTCTTGGAGGTATTTGTAGGACTGAGAGTTTGTTGGTCGAGAAGAGGTGTATGCTCCGAGGGGCTGGCGCTGGTGAAAGCCATAGGAACGTTAGTCGTGTGTATTAATTCTATCTCTATCGACAAGAAGTTGAAAAGAAGGATTTCAAAGTAGAAAGTTATATGTGCAtagaattgattgatgtatTAATGTACCTAGTAGTAATCCATGAAGTCAAAAATTTACAACTGTGAAATGACGTTTATTGAGGAAGCACCATTTGGGCAAGCTTTCATGAACAAATCGTGAGATCCGTGCGGGAGCGTTAAACCTCATTTGGAACGGCTAGCATATCGTATTCAGAACCCGCACAtcggattttgatatcaacgGTACGGTTTATTACTACaggttgattttgattcgaGACTATATGCAATCAGGATTCAATTTGCATTCGAAGACGACGAGCTTATTATGTCATTATCGGATTCCAACCCCGAAGCGACGGTAGCAACAACCAGGTACCATTATGGGCCTTTCTCTCGAATGCTCCCTCTTCATGACATAAGATCTTAGACGTGGCATACATCAGAGAGCTAATGGCACAGGATTTGGTTGAGAAGCATGGCACCAATCATCAGAGGTCTCCGAGTTCATTATATGCGTGGGAAGGTCATGATTACTTTGTCTCATTGGTAGCTTTTATCCCTATGGCTGAGGCTGTGTTTCAACCTGCATATCTCAGCCCCAGATAGCATTACCAGCCTATTCGAGTCCTTGAGATATTTCATAGGTTCCTGCGACTTCACTTCCCAAGTGCATTCATTCTAAAATAATCATTATGTCTGGAGTTGAGTTTATCGCTGTCCTTGGAGTTGCTTCCAATGTCATAGCAGTTGTGGATGCTTGCACCAAGATACAGAATCGCATTCAATCATATCGACAAAACACTGCTTTTCGCGATTTATCTGTCCAGTTACCTTTACTTGTCTCGGCCATTGGGTCTTTGAGATCTCCTCAATATCGTGATCGTCTAGATTCTTCGACCGAAAAGGCATTAGTTCGTGTCCTGGAGGGATGTCTTCGTCAATTGCAAACTCTGGAGAGTTTGATTAAAGACTTGACACCTAGTAGCACAGCATCCAAACTACAGAAGACTTGGAAAGGAATCAGAAGTTTTGGCAAAGATACTAAAGTGCGGGAGATAGTCGGTATTCTGGCAGAATATAAGTCGACTATCGCATTGCACCTTTCTACAGTGCATGTTCACATCACTACAAAATCCGGATCGTCATTATCTGAACAAAGATCGTACTTTGATGTTCCTCAGTCGAGAGTTTCACATTTTGTTGGCCGAAAAGATGTTCTAAATCGAATTCAAACAGCATTAGAAGCTAGCCACAACGACCCTTCGATTGTCGTTCTTACTGGAGTGGGAGGTCAAGGGAAAACTCAGATTGCTCTAGAATTTATTCACCAGCACATGAAACTCTATAAAGGTGTGTTTTGGATCGATGCGTCATCGCAGAAGTCCGCTTCTCGCGGATTCgagagaattttgaagaCAATCGACAGTTCTGCAGTTCTTGTTGGCGGCGAGGAAAGCAAATCAGCTGTGAAAAATATCTTGGGCGATTGGAAGGAACCATGGCTATTAGTTTTCGATAATTACGACGATCCAAAATCTTTCAGTGATTTGCCATCCTATTTTCCAAAGGCCACTTCTAAAGAAAACGCCATCATCGTGACAAGTCGTCACATATCAAGCGGTAGACTTGGCAGTCACCTGAAGTTAGATGGACTGACCGAGGAAGAAAGTGTACAGTTATTGACATCCAGATGCACTTCAGTCTCAAGTTCTGAGGATGATTTAAATCAGGGAAGAGATATAGTAAAAAAATTAGGATACCTACCACTTGCTATTGATCAAGCAGCAAGTTACATTTCAATTCGCCATCTTCCGCTTCACATATTTTCAGACCACTTTCAGCGGCGAAGGGAATTCATACTGAGAGATACTCCGCAGTCTTTGTGGGAGTATCAAAAACGTAGCTTGACCGATTCACAAGAAACTTCCGAGCATTTATCAGTCCTTACCACTTGGGAGCTGTCTTTCAATCAGATTTCAGGcaatgatgaggagaagaggtGGATTGGCGAATTTTTGGTCCAAGCTGCATACTTCAGCCCAATGAGTATTAGTGAATCACTGTTCAAAACTCATGATATCCACAGTGGCAAGTTTCCAGGATGGAGGTTTCTTTTCTCCACACAGGGCTCTTGGGACTCTTTCAAGTTTCAAGATGTTATTGTCGGCCTTGTAAAcctttcaattattcaaaacaTGGAGATCACGAGTGATGAGGttcgattttctttccatccattaGTAAAGGTATTTCTGTTCTCGAAAGCATATCAAGAAAAAGCTGATAAATTTCAGGATTGGTTGCAACTTAGAGAGTCTGTAGAGAGACGTCGGCCGTGTGTTAGCTTCGCGATCGCATTAACAGCATCTGTTATTCAGGAAACAGACACCGAACTGCTTTCCCTGCAAAAACGACAGGAGCTGCTATCACATATCGACGCCTGTGTTGAGAACAGATCCTCTTTTTTGACTGACCAGCAGAGTGTTATAGAATACGGAGGCGTCGTCGAAGGATTTCAAACTACTTTTGCTACATTTTATGGACAACATGATAGAAACGGTGATGCAGAACGTCTATTCATGCATTCTCTTGACATACAAATTTCTCTGTTGGGGACAAACAACATTGCGACTCTTAGTACTATGAATAACCTCGCGGCTATGTATCTAGATTCGAGAAGGTTAGAAGAAGCTTGCACTTTACTTCGACAAACATTAGAAATTAAGCATACCATGCTTGGTCCGCAACATCCACGGTCGCTCAACACAGCCAACAATCTGGCAAATCTCCTCGTTttacaattacaatttgATTCTGCGACAGAAATGTACGAAAAAACCTTGGTAGGGTATCAAAAACTTAACGGTCCCGTCCATAAGACTGTGATAGAGTCACTGAATAATTTGGGTGAGGTGGCTATGAAAAGAGGGAACTTCTTGGAAGCGGAAAAATTATTCCAAGAAGGACTAAAAAAGTTAGAACTGCTGAGCGGTGGAGGAGAGGATGGCTTAGCACTATATATTAAGGCAAATATAGCTTTAGTCTACAAACTTCAGCATCGATACCAAGAAGCAGAACGCTGCTATCATGCCATAATTCGAAAGCGAAATGCCCTTCTTGGGCCCAAACACTCCTCCACATTGCAATCTATGTGCGAGCTGGGAGATGTCTACTTCGCATTGGGTCAACTCCAGCTTGCCGGCGAATGGTATATTCACGGATGTGCTAGCAAAGAGCGCGTTATTACAGGGACAACTTTTTACCGCAACcccgaagaagaagccgaGAACTTGCATTTAGGTTTTGAGCTATTAGCAACTTCAAACGATCAAGGAATACCAAGCAAATCGCTCGATACTGAAGTCGCTTCTATCGATCGTCGAGGACCTAGCATTTCAGATGAGTCTATCGAGAGGTTGGAACCGAATATGCCGAAAGATCCTGGCATATTGGAGTGGCACCACCCGAAGGTGGACAATTCgaatcaacttcaacttACTAATGGCAAGTTTGACGATGTTCGAATACACATACTGCAAGGGAAAACTTCTTATCTCCCAGATATAAGAATGCGACAACCGGACAGGACTCAACTCCTCGCTCCATTAGATCGTGGCGGGATCCCTATTATGCAACAGGCGCCATCGAGTAAAGCTATCTCCACCTCTATTAAGCCATCGATCCATACACAAAAGCtcagatgggatggggttgaAACACCTTCAAACCGCAGTTCGTTCTCAACGCCCGATGATCTCGTATACAAAGCATCTCCCAATTCTATTCCAGCTCAAGAATCGACTGACCATCCGAATTCGAAGGTGGATCGTACAGGGAGGGCATTGAGAAACAAGCAACTTGGTATAGAACGTCAAAGCTCGGTTTTCTCAATCTTGGGAGCGCATCCGTCCCCAATAAGAAAAACAACCCCGGACATTGACCGAAGAGGAAGGCCGCAAAATCAATGCCTTGCctgaattgaagaagagccTCTCTTAAATGTAAGTCAATTCAATGCAGAGCATAAAGATGCAGCTCTAACGAGTCTGCCGTCGATTACCAGCGCGCAGGCCGATTTTCAAGGAAACATCAGTTTTAATTAGAGACGTCAGAGATAGAAGTAACAGATTGGTCAGATCTTGGGACCTGTCAGGACCTCTCGTAGCTCATTGGAGATGCCACCAACAGGCGAAGCTCGAGTCTAATATCTCTGCCGGTCTCTATTTGTCAAATCCAGCAGTTTTTTTCGGACAGTATCAGCTACAGCGGAACAAACTTAAATGCTTTTTCCTGGGGTTATTCCACGCTGTTTGGAGCAGGAGAAGTGGTTATGGTATCATAAATACAGACTGAGCTAAGAGTGATCCAACCAGAAAAGATTATTGCTGAGCAAGGAACCAGGTAGCTGTAGCACCTGCCTGTCATCAATCCTCCCATCGGAAGGATGGGATTCATTATTTAACGATCAATAGAAGCTTCTATGGAAAACAAATGGCCTTAGGTCGTCTTATAATATGGACACCAGTACTTGTCCAGCGGTTTAAAACCTTTCCCAAAGAGTACCATGTTTACAAGAATTTAGACATAAGTTATTCCGGAGGTGTATATTGAACACGCGCTGCTAGTAGAACCCGAATTGTCAGTCCATCCAAAGTCTGAATTAGCAGATTTCGCATGAAAGTTATTAGCGTTTGAAAACATCTTCATTGATTCAACCAGTCTGGTCGGAAGCCCTTCATTATTAGAATGTAATGAGATCATACGCGTGTGTGCCAAGAGCAAGAATTTATCTTGATGAGCTGTTGGGTTTTTACTTTCTAGTGCCAGCTGAAAACATCTCACTTTGTCCACCGAAGTTTTTACAAATCATTTTGTTACTATCTCTATTATAGGGAATTGTGGATATTGAGCTGAATACATATGCGCTGCTCTATGGAGGAAATTTTTACTCAGGATATATGTCAAAGAAGCTCCCTTTTCAGTCTTTGACTAAATCAGGATGTTCATCAAATAGCGATTCCCGGTACGCAATATCGCACATTTTAACAAGCGAGCGAGCCATCATGCAGTGGAAGATGAAATTTTTGGGCTGGTGAATGGAGAAGTATTTTCTGGTCGGCCTATAGCTATCTTCACCATCTCTTGAACAAAGAGAAGCATTTTACGTGGAGTTGTTAGGTGAATTCTGTAAATGAAAGGGGATTAAAATTTTGACTTACCTCGCAATCAAGGCAACATGAGCTTCTTCAGTTATGGTGTCATTGTTAAATCTTTGACATTCAGATACCCCATTGTGTACCTATCAACTGGCAATTATTACAAAAGCTAACACCGCCTACCCCGAGAACCACCATGTCGTTAATGTTCTGGAATTGTGTATTTGCGAATGTGAGACTTGGATGATCGAGATGAGGATTACACCAAGGGAGCAATGCCACAGACGAACGAAAGGACTTGAAGATTGCCGGAATGCTACATCATCTTAGCATTGGTTCGATTGAACATGTGGAAACCCCTGAGCGAAGACCAAGCGGAGCCAATACCCATAGCAAAGCGTGGATTGATCTGATAATCAGTTAATCTAAAACGGGAGTAGGGTATTGGTAGTATCACAGTAGCACATGTTTTCAGTTGAGATAGGTTTCTcggatgaatgaaatatagCGCTTGAGGGAAGTACGTGGTGATTTCAAGTCGAAATGTAGGAGTATCGGGCGATGGTATTTATACATGACCAATATCATGAATACATACGTCAGGAGGCTTTGATAATTTTTCTGCCATTTCTATTTGAGAGAAACCAAAAGAATtagattatttttatagCTCAAGTTGAGACCATGTTGTTCTGAAACCTTCAGTCGAATTCAGTTGAAAAGTTTCACTCACAGACACGTGGCCAATTCCTGTCGTCTTAATCTGGGTCGTGTTTTAACTTTATATGAACTTCAGGTCGGCAGATTGACATCGTTCTCCATCGTGTTGATCTAAATGTCTCTTTAATAATCGTCTCGCATGTTATGTAATCAATCCTTCATGTTTGTCATCGCCCCCACAAGCGAAAATTCATGACAGGCTCACACTTCCCTTGGGAATTGGATTGGTGGATGATCTGTAGATAGCTTCAATTAGTTCAACATGAAGTgattagattataatttgattgataactGGTAGTGAACTAAAAATAGTCGTGGGGATACTATACGAGACTCGGCCAAGATCTGAAGTTGGACTGAAGTTACATcatcttttttgaaagtaGATAAGCAGTTGAAatgattatttatagatttaccATTATATAAACCAGTTGACTTGTCGTGTTTGCTTGAAggattcaaatttatttcgCCCCCTTTCACCCGTTTTGACATTGTGTCCTCGTCGTACTTAAGTACTATCGGGTCACTCTTTCCTGGATCACTCCATCATAAGATCCATTacatttctatatttgagCCACCAGTGTACTGGACTATCGATTCTGTTCAACATCGTCACCAAGGGTGCAAAGCACGACTATCATCACAAAGAATATCCTCCTTCGCTCTCTTCCCACAATCAAACCTGCATCTACCACCCACACCACGCACCGGATTTCGAATAAGCAAAGCTCGCAAATCAAGAAAAAACGAAAGCCAATTTTTTTCGAACCATTTATCCATCATGTCCGAGTCCAAAAACAAGGTCCGCGTTGGTGTTGGAGTTTTCATCCTGCACCCCTCTTCTACCCCCTCAAACCCTCTATTC is from Botrytis cinerea B05.10 chromosome 16, complete sequence and encodes:
- the Bcrmd1 gene encoding Bcrmd1, encoding MAFTSASPSEHTPLLDQQTLSPTNTSKKAPRNVTFNDNPTVRTIGLNEPSQSLRTIDSNEYTQSPRTIAPSPPSLNSKLRRRNSHGSPQVPMHPASKIGPQRASKITQKLKYLPDLEVGSDGPDEESGRDVYSQFTRIKDPTARRDAARLGKADRARLPRVTAYCTANKYQLENVMRFLNGRGKKTKGANPKLFDECIYTPFRYGKDHGKTPSDRDMEVHSAPVKLTERRHSDSVIEVEDNNKQRREDLIDLHTNGGDVAISNGDHSPANNILPEIMERQIENETEALISESNPDFDTRIHTPEVFLFGYGVVVIWGMSKEDEQRFLKDIARFESGKFAANDVEMESFNFYYTVEYQARIYNDFITLKDKRNYMTKLAISHGLAQSVKTSLFESLVDSTIDENKDIPTQIALTGAIDLPRKRINMQIGELFILRINIHLNGSILDTPELFWSEPQLEPIYQAVRSYLEMDQRVKLLNERLDVIADLLAVLKDQLSHRHGEKLEWVVIVLIAVEILVAVLNIVVDLSVGE